Part of the Bos indicus isolate NIAB-ARS_2022 breed Sahiwal x Tharparkar chromosome 6, NIAB-ARS_B.indTharparkar_mat_pri_1.0, whole genome shotgun sequence genome is shown below.
ACTTTTGATGTCTTTGTActgtgttttaaatgtttaatttcaacTGGAAATCGTGATGTTAACACATTACTGACCAGAGGGTTTCACAGAAATGAATGTGTGTGGCTGGTGTTTTGTTATGTAAGCGAAGACTGAAACATCTCTGGTCAATAACATTTGGGTAACAAAAGACATTTATATGTCCCTGGTCAATGGGTTGTTAATTGCCGGATCTCTgcactgtctttctttggaagAACTTTGTACTGTTGGTAGGTCTCTTATTCACTTGATAAATGCACGGATTATCTGCTATTTAATGTTGGTTACATAGGAGGTTGGTGGTCAATATTATTGCTGTGAGCAAGATTAGAACCCCTGATCCCATCTGATATTCTGACTGTTCATTTATGAGAGAGATATGTGTGTCTAgtgtttttcttaatttaatattttggtcttgtttttttttaaggtgttgaCCAGTGTATCCAGAAATTCCTGGATATTGCAAGacagacagaatgttttttcctacAAAAAAGATTGCAGTTATCTGTCCAGAAACCAGAGCAAGTTATCAAAGAGGTataagctcagctttcttctcaagTTTAAGGAAGAACAAATGTTGTCAAAATTCCATTTACACTTAAACTGAGGTGTTCCATTTGCCAACTAGTTACAGTGGGGCTTCATAGCTTGAGTGTAAAATGTTGGTTGTCAGTGTTCATGACAACCTGGACcttaggggtgggggtggaaagcAGGGCTTCAAACAGAACAGCCTTTATTTGTTTCATACGTTAGTTTCTGtggaagatttttctttaaaaaaaaaagttctactgCTTGAAAATGTTGAGAAGCCATTAATGTAGATGATAAGCTCATGTTGGACAGAAACTAGTCTGTGTCCCTGGTGCCTTATATACAGGAAGGATTCTAGGCAATTTTGTTCAAGGAATCAAAAAGTCAGTGTTCGTTCCAGGCTCCTTGAAACTCAAGACTTCATTTATCTCAGTTGTTTGAAACCAGAATCTTGGAAATATATTGAGGTTGTCATTAATGGCATTTTGTGGGTTGGGCCAGGGTCTGctccctgcagtgtggaagaGAAGAATCTTCTTGCCCCAAACAGCAGTTCCTTCAATGGAAAAAACTAAATTAGAatcattattttctaataatttttaaagtaacttctCCCACAAGCTGAGCAATCAGTcagaatgtttttattctttgataCCAGCTATTAAGAAGGTGAATGGTAAGAAGATGATATTCCTGTAATTCACCATATGAAATCATTTCCTGATTTGAATACCTGAGTGATACGTATGTTCAAGGCCAGGTCTTAATACAGAATTTTAATActgttattcattaaaaaaaactcttaaaaattagggTTTACTACTTCATAATCTGAAATGATAGAATGGTAGCTGTGAATTCTTTTAAAACAGTTAATATGTGTTTCAGATCCTCAAGTGTTTAGATTCTTCTCACAGTAGGCTTTGGATATAGAAATGTTGGGTGCCCAGAGGCCAGGATAAAAaagagactgattttttttttggctgccctttGGTACTTTGGAATTTTGTGACTTGTTGTATTACTTATTAAAAGAACATGAATTAGAAGTAACTCAGTGTTAAGCAGGCATCTTTCGTGGAAAGAGTTGCTTTGGGTTATTCAATTATGCAGCTAAGCAGAGTAATCGGCCTAGTATGGCTTAGTTGATTCTGTTTTGAATTTACTTCTTAGCGCTGTTAACTAATCAGGAATTACATTCATTTTTCATGAGTTTGCTCTGACTTTATTGCTTTGATTGCTTTCATTTGTAGGATGTCTCAGAACTAAGGAATGAATTACAGCGAAAGGATGCTCTGGTCCAGAAGCACTTGACAAAACTAAGACATTGGCAGCAGGTGCTGGAGGACATCAACATGCAGCACAAAAAGCCAGCCGACATCCCCCAGGGCTCCCTGGCCTACCTTGAGCAGGCGTCTGCAAATATCCCTGCACCAATGAAGCAAACCTGAGGAAAGGCACCCGAACACTAGCTGGTgccagagtcagcccaaacactATTTCACTAAACATCTCTTCTTGTAGACTTGACATTTTGGGAGAACTCGTtgccagagaatgagatgatttttgttttgtgctctcacctaaAATTTGCCCCCTATTTTTGTAAGTGTTATTTCTTGAGTACTTTATAAAATGCTTATTGCTGTGGTAAACCAAGTATATTGTCTTTAGCAAAGTTTAAGACTGTTAGTGTGATGCTGTTTACAGAtttcttttatgttgtttttttttaatgcttgcttttatattgtttttatttttgtatgactCAATCTCTCTGTATTTCCAGTTTTAGATTAGTTTGTATGATATGATCTGAGCGCATATCAGATGATGAGGATTTTGGTTGTAGGCTTTTGTGATAATTTACTGTTCAATGGcagtatataaaaatatgcaacttttctgtttttcaagacTTTGAACTACCTCAAGAAGAGGAGTCTAATGCACAGTGTAAAACTTCCAGAGCCTCACAGtgagaatattttataaatagatcagaagaggaagaggattaTAATATCGTAGCTTAGTGTAGTGACTGTTACTGTACTGCAGTAACCTAATGCTTTAGAAATCCGGTAGTATCCTTAAATTAATGTTGACTTTTATTTGGGGTAAGTTTATCTTTTGTGTAGTGTTTATTTACCTTTGGGGTGCAGTGGTGGGAGCAGTGATAATGCCAGTGATGTTCACTTCTGCAATAATGAATCAGTTTAACACAGTGGACCCTGCTCTCAACAGAGGCATTGGTGAATATGAACTTGCTGTGATCATCTCTTGAGTTTTAAGTTTTGTGTGTTCTGCTCTTTTGGAGCAGATTTTTTTATTAACAAAGGTTCTTGCTAATGGTGTTGATTCCAAAGGACTAGGACCTTGAAGTGGGAGGTGGGCTGCAGGGTGCATAGGAGACTCGGTGTTGGGAAGATACCTAACCCTCTGTTGGCCACAAAGGCCATCTCAGTTTCTCTGTTGAACTGTTGTTGAGAAATACAAACCAGCATTGTGCCCTGTCTCCTTAGATAaggctttcctttctctgtcgTTTACAGTCCCTCATTAGATTACACCCCATCACCCACAACCCGTGCAGCACTGTCTTCTGAACAGGCAGTACTTCTGTGACTCAATGTCttggctgactttgttttctcTGGTCTTGAAGGCCCCGCCCCACCCACCTTGACATCCACTCAAGTTTCCGTCTGGCCTGGATGCCACCTGGTCTCCACAGCCTCTGAAGGCCCTCCATCACATCCCCAGGACACAGGACCTCTTGTTTCTTCTGCCAGCGTTGCTTGGTTCTCCCTCTGGGGTTAGTGATCTGTCTCTTTGTTCTCATGAAAAGTAGGCATTATTCCCCTCTGAATATAGAGGGACCATGTGTTATTTTTTATACGTAGTACTTGTTTTCCTGTGCTTTCGTGTATGGTACATAGCCTGAGGCCAATGAATTCCTTCAGTCAGAGTGTAAAGGTAAagcttttaaaagttgtttttaatcACATTATCTGATTTCAAGGTTGTTAACCTGATCACCTTATGCCAGTCAGAAACTCTGATTGGCAGCTTTAGATTTCTTGATTAAAAACCTAACCGATAACATTTTAGACATTCTTTCAGTAATGAAGAGGTTCTTAGTGAAAAGTTCAGAAACTGTTCTATTTGGTccttactaaaaatattttgaattaatgtGTGTACCAGTTATTACGATTTCTTTACTAAATTCAAAAAGTTTTCTGTCAATAACATTTCACtaaatatctttttcatttttcgtGATGTATTTTGCTGGTCACCTAACACAGAATACCCTCTAGGATGCTGCCTCCTTCGAGCAGAAAATAATGAGGTATCAGCTGGGATTTCTCTCACCTTCTCTCAAGGGATGACAGACCCACCCACATTTTGAGGGCATCTTTATTCCCTTCCTGTTCTATCTGCTGAAGCATTTACACTGTGTAAGACAAGGCTTTCCTCAAGTGATTTAACCCGTTGGGGGCTCTGGTCTGCAGGTCACTCCCTGCAGCTCAGTGTTCTTGGTCTCCCATCTTCAGCATTCCCTTCGTGATACTTGAGCACCACCCGGTTGCCTGGCCCCTCATTCGGTCTCCAGCTCCTCCACATACTCGCACCTGCTTCACTTTGACACTTGATCATCTTTTTTTGAACTCATTCTCTTTAACACATCttaacttttctctttcctcttctgccCAGCCTATAAATGTCGACATTCCTAAGGGTTTGGTCACGGGCCTCTGGAGGCCACGAAGGAGCCCTGCTCAGTTTTCTCAAAGGCCTTGCTCTTCCCGGATATGACAGGCGTGGTGGGGTAGTGGAGCCACGTTATTTCTGCCCAACACAGACTTCTTTAATGGGCAGTCAGTCCTTGCTCTGAAGCTCCTCAGCCTGACCAAGGCTTTTTCTCCTAACTCTCCTGCTATCTAAGCTTCTTGCCCAAATCTTCTTGGCTCTCTCTACAGGTGTCAACTCTGTATCAAAATATGAAGCCttttcctgcctcctgcctcctccccttaATTCGACACAGGTGTTTCTCCTGAGACACGGGGAGACTTGGCCCTGACATCAGACACTGATTCAGCACTGCTGGGCTGTGTTATTCTCCTGTGAGACAGAAGCAGTCTAAGGGAACCAGCCTCCTAGACAAAGCTGCTCTGAGACCATGTTAGAGTAAAACAAACCACTTCACAACTCTGTATAAGCACAGGAAAAAAGAAGGGTCACACTGCCACCCCTCAAATACCAAACATTGTCCTGGCTTAAAAACAAAGTGActgcaactttattttttaaccatttgcAGCCATTTATCTCTAGTCGGCcttcactgttgttgttcagtggctaagtcatgtccaactctttgcaaccccatggactgcagcataccaggcttgcttgttcttcactatctcctggagtttgctcaaactcctgtccattgagttgatgatgccatccaaccatctcatcctctgtcatccctttctcctcctgccttcactctttcccagcatcagggtcttttccaatgagtcagatattcacattaggtggccaaagtattggagtttcaacttcagcatcagtccttccaatgaataatcagggttgatttcctttaggattgattggtttgatctccttgctgtcgaggagactctcaaaagtcttctccagcaccaaactttgaaagcatcaattctttagcacacagctctctttatggtccagctctcacatctgtatatgactactggagtaAGATAAGATCCAGTCATAGAGTTTCCTCTGCTTTCTGACAGCATCCAATTTGGAATGAAGCCCTGCTCTTTTAGAATCTCCTTGAAATTATCCAGTGCCAAAATCTTACAATAGGATCTTTCTGAAACACTTTCTGAGAAGCCCCATGATTTTTCATGATGGACATTCTCTCTCTGTTCCAACAAATAAAAAACCCAACTCATTCAACTATAGCTAGGTTTCTGGTGGTCTTTGCTCCTCCAGCTGTCTCAGTGTATGCCTCCTGGAGGGCCTGACTGACATGTTGCTGTGAGCACAGTCTGAGAGAATCGACAGCGGGGGAGGCTGGAGACTGGCTCACTCACTGTCCAACTGGCAGGAAGATCCATCCTGAGTGGGATGTGAGTTCGTTACCAGCACAAGAGGGTGGCCTCATTGAGGATTTTACCAGTGCTTCCCTGGGCAAGTTTCCCAGTGGAAGGGAACTTTTGTCAGTGCACAGATTCAATGTTGCATATAAGAACGGTGGAATTGGCTGGTTAACACTCCACTGTCTTGACTCAGCAAAGGGACAATGACAGAATAACTGTTTAATACTCAAAGGCCTCTATGAGTTCCTGGAGCATCTTTGGTTTTCCCCTGCAGGGGGAGAACAGACAGCTGAGGAGCTAGTTGGAGGCAGCAGATCAAAACCAGCGTTGCACCTTGGGGATGATGGTGGAGATTAGTGCTCTTCTTAGAAACCTGAAGGATGCTAGGAAACTGGTCCCAGTCATAGCTCTGTTTACTTTTCCAGACTTGCCCTTGCAGAAtccaggcagaggctggagacCGAGTATGTAGCAAGTAGCCTCAGTTGCACCTGCTGTTGCACTGATACTGGAGCACTAAGGGCTCAGGTGTGCAGTGTGCAGCTGCTGGTTGCACAGCTTCACTCTTTTCTCCCCCAGCTAAGAAGCAGTTGGCAACTGGGAAATGTTCCTTTCCAGGTTTGTTCCAGGAATACATTAATTCCTCCTCTCTGTTATAATATAGCCTAAAGAGATACCCTGTTTTTCCTCCTACGTCAATTCTGAATCAGTTCATTTCTCTTCATGTCTGCTGTTAACCTCCAAGTCATCCCCATTATCTCTAATATTATCTATCAATATTATCTAGGGTACAGAGAGGTAGAATTTCATTCCCTGCTGGTGAAGGTGTAAATTGCTAGAAATTTTTGGTAATTTGGTAGTATTACACAGAAAGCCTAGGCATATCCTTTGATGCTTTATTTCAATACTCAAGGAATATATCCTAAAGAAAAAATGATAGATGCATGCCAAGATGTACTTAGCAAAGATAATTATTTGTGTATAATCTTAAAATTTAGCATGATCTTTTAGTCACATGCAACGAGTTAAAACTGATGTGGGGACTCAATAAAATTCTATCTCTGTAGCATATGTTATGCTGAATTAAATAGCCTCCTTTGTTAGTCATCATGGGaaaatacttcaacaaaaatagaactacctgtatgtactctttttaaaacacaaaacactaTTCTATAATGTTCACTTTAAGcatgaaataaaactaaaaaatacttGATACTGAAAAGTAACAGGACATGTTACACGGACGGAAACAagtatatgcatttaaaaaaagtatGTTATTGGGCTACATGTTTTAATTAGGTAGTAaatttactttcaaattgtgAATCTGAGTTGTAATTGCATTTCTCTCAAAATGACCCAAGTGCATGAGCAGCTACATTTTATTGGAGATGATCTGACTGAGGTTAATGTGAACTCCCTGTTTCCAAGTTCAGCCTTTGTATAATTTCACCTCTGAAAAATCAATACAAGTCACAACCATTTTTATTGCCCAGTTTAAAGTTTTATTCAAAGAGCAAAGATTTGACAGTGCATGGAATAGACAACTGTTTATAGGCCACCTGCTGGGCCAGCACCAAAGGATTGAGGATATATTTTTCCCACTGAAAGTTGTATTGAGTTTGTTAAATTGCAGTGCTCCATCAGAGGATCAGACAACTCAGCATGGACTGACAGCAAGGTCAGCACTGAACGGCCATTCCCAGTTCCCTTTAATCTACTGAGCATCCATGCGATGGGGAAACAACACACCACGAGGCAAGACTATAGGTTCAGTAGGTCTTTGACTTCAAAGAACAGATAATCTAGAAACTGTCACAATCCAGCTGATGCCACAGTCGTTGAGGTTGAGATGTATGACAGGGTCAGGCTCCGTTATTCACAGAAAAATCCTGGCAAAGCTTAATTACAATTCATGATTAGAATTATTACCCATATTTTGTTTAAACCTCAAAAAGCCCCTTTGAGGTAGGTGTTACACCCTCTGTAATCTTCATATCCTGGACCTAGGAAGTCAAAATATTTGATCCAACTATGCCAATGTCTGCTATAGTCCATTACTAgtagtttggtttggtttttaaaaactggCTTTCCTGGTTATTCTGAGCTTTGTTTTATTCCCCTTCCTATTGAGGTTACGTGTGCATTTTGGAGTTATTTACATAGAAACACTTTAAAGTGAAGATCCTGGGAAAAATGAAACCACTTtcaaagtagaccatggaaatcACAAAGTCTGATATTCCACAAGGTGGTGTGCAATCTTATGGACACTAGAAATATCATGTACAGGTCATCAGTAACATTAATGATATTTCCCTCTGGGTGCTTTCTGACAACACTGGCTTGTTTCATCTTATTATCACAATGAAACAGTATGAAATGTTAATGTAAGAATTTGTTTTAGCTATATATGTAAATCATATTACAAGCAAGTTATTTGGTTGGTTGGCTTTTTAGTTCATTCCTTCAGTCAGGTGtttcaaaagaaatgtttttcaaatatccTCTTTATGCGATCCCAAGGATCAGTTTAGAAGGAAAAGTATTTGGTAAACCATTCCTGGTGTGCTGAACCTTGCTTCTGTTGGGCTTCTTTGGGTTGGGCTGTATCATCATCTTGTGtcctaaaaacaaacaagtttTCTTAGATGGTTTTGAAAATTATTCAGTAAACAACTTAATATGCCATCATCTTTTCAGGGAAAGATAACTACCACTTTACTCTTAAAAAGATATAGAATGTGATGGGTTGATACTGGTAGCTAGAAACAAGTTGTGAAGGATGAAGATGAGGAGAGAGCATCTAATTCCATTGTGGAAACAATGCTCTccattatttcacttaaaatgaaTGAGGCATATTTTGCAACATttactatttaaaagaaaaaaaatatatataggctgagctgggtcttggttgctgatGGGGGccttctttagttgtggcaagcggggctactctgtagttgcagcgtgcgggcttctcactgcagtggcttctcttgtggtgctcgggcttagctgcctcatggcatgtggaatcttcccagaccaggaaccgaacccgtgtctcctgcactggcaggtgggctcaaCCTCTGGCTCCCAGAGAAGTCCGAAACATTTACTATTTATTTCAGGcacaaattaaataataaacccctttcaaaaaaaagtaaaagaagaaatggttaatgaatataaaattacaCTTATGGCCTCTTCAAAAGTTACCTAATGTGCTCTGGCCTTTCAGTGAGGCTGTGAAATTAGTCTAATAAACTGAAAAAGAGAGATGATAAGTAAGTACAGTGTGTACCTATCTGAAAAGTCTCTATCTGTACTTGTGAAGCTTCTTATAAAACAGTGGGAACACAGCTTTAGAAAGGTGTGTGATAATGAGATGAACAGTGGCCAGGATCAGGCTGGCTCTGGCTCTGGCAGTTAATAGACCATGTGCTTGGGATTCTaggcctcagtgtcctcagctTCGAAACAAAGGGCTGGACTTGCTCAATGACTGGCAGGGGGTCCTTCCAGCTCCACATTCATTTTTGTTCATAGTCTTGGGCAGGCAGGGCCTTTGGAAAAGGAACATTTCAGAAGAGGCCTCTTCTGAAAAGCAAACTCAAGAGTCCATAATTCAAGATTTAGCTCTGAACAAAAATTGGGCAAGAAGGAAAATCAATAATAGGGGAAATCACACATTTCTGGAAGAGAAGCATGCTGTAAGGGTTTCTGGAAAACAAAGCAGTATCAGAGAGCACCATACGTGATCAACCAAACCCACAGATTAAGAATAAAATTACAAGATTATATAATGAATATTGAGAAATAACCTTTTAATAATAGTGGGAAATTGCTGAATAGTTCTATGCCAAGTCTTGTGCTGAGCATGTTCTATGGATTAATTCCTTTAGTTTCACATGAATCTGAAGAGGTAAGTGgtatattatcttcattttagaggtgaggaaacagagatgTCAAGTGAGCTGCCCAAAGCCACACAAGCTAAGAATGAGGAGGaccagaatttgaatccagacTCAAGGCCGGATGATGACAGCCCATTGTTTGTGTGAACCACTCTGAAGTCATTGGCTAAGTGATTCAGTGTCCCCTGTCTACTcatccatggaaaagaaaaaaaaaaaaaaaaggttttctggAATTTGTTATCAGGAATAGTATCTCTTCTAAAGAATGACCTATTTCCCTTCTCATAGAtaatctttctttttggctgagtTGCAATTTGTCCAAGGCAAGGCTTGTTTTGTTATTCTTTGTATCAGCCCAAATGCTGGGTATTTAACAGGTGCCAGAAAGGAATTCTAATTTCCCTCTTGTCTACAGAAAAATGGAATAATAGCTTTGGCCCTCtgcgtgcatgctgagtcacttcagtagtgtctgactctttgcaacccatgtattatagtctgccagcctcctctgtccatgggataatccaggcaagaatgctggagtgggttgccatgcccttctccaggagatcttcccaaacccagggatcaaccccacctctcttacgtctcctgcattggcaggaaggttctttgccactagcaccacctgggaagcccagctctgGCCCCCTACCTTGTGGCAGTTTGCACATCTAGAGATGGCGTGGGTTTGTAGGGCCGGCCACAGCTGGGACCTGGGTCCAAGCTGGGTGACTTAGTTATCGGAGGGGCATTGATCCTGGAGCTCAGGTCACCACTCAGAAAGTTCTTAGCATAGGAAGCGAGGTTTGGCACACTGACCACTCGGCTGGGCACTTCCtccatcttctttttctgttGGTATTAAAAGAAAGGCCTGTTAGTGCCACCTAAAAGAAGCATTATTGTAAAAGTAGGTAAGCCTGCCATGCCAGAATTATGTGAGCCAGAGacaatacttttatttatatattgcatGTTGTTGTGCTTTAAAAAAGGCTCACAATCTCTATCCAAAACTTCTGGCAGcaaatgtatgttttcatttaaagtttttagattttaaaaggcACCCTCAGCAGAAGCTGGCCCACGCTGTCCtcaaatacattaatatttctgGAGTGAACCTTACATTTTGTCACATGAAGAgggatatataaaaataaatgagctcaCATGAATTCAACTGGAGGTAATGAATTAccaaaaaatagaaactttttaGTGCTTTAGGATTTTGTGATAGCAGATGAGAAATCTGGATGTGACTATTCTCACTGTAATACattgcaaaaatataaaaggaaaaaaaaggtgaaGTGAAGGATTCTTGCCCTTCTCCTTCCTATCACCAAGATATAGCCACTATTAGTAGTGACACATGTATAAAAAGtttggaaaatgtaaaaaactcataaaaattatacataatcTGCCTTGTCAGATATAAACAGTTTGCTAGTAATTTGTACTATCTCCTGAGGGTCttattttcaatgaatatttctcTAAATGAATGCTAGACTGTTGATAAATAAGCTACCATTATCTTTGGGGAAAATGAAGCCAGCAGAATTCTGTGATGCATTGGAACCAGTAGGACCAATTTACCTTCATGGAAGGGGTCAAATACCCTGGGTGAGGATTGAAAGAGAAGGATCGATTCCGATGGGACATTGTGCTGGGGAACGCTGCATAGTGAAATCTTCTCTCCTCCTGGAAAAACAATACGACTGAGTCTAAATGAGCCTAACTACACAGCACGCTGAGTTTGATTTGAAGGAAGATGGCTGTGTGGGGGCAGAttacagagaggaagaaagatcaGGGAAAAGGGGAAGTCAGTGGGAATCAAATTACAATCCACTGAGGCTTTGAGGAAGCACCTTTATTTCTGGGGCCTTTGTATCCCCAGCCCCTCTTGTAAAGGAAAGGGCAAGCTTATTTGGAATGCCTTAGGGAAATCAGAGATCCAGGTACTCTTAGCATCTGAGAAAAGTCTACTGCAGAAAGTTATTAGCTAaggcaaaattaaaaaacaccCAGGTACAATTGTTCTCTGGGTCTTcttggcggctcagtggtaaagaatctgcctaccaatgccaaagatgtggattcaatccctaagtcaggaagatctcagaaggaaatgcaaccgactccattattcttgcgtgggaaattccatggacagaggagcctggtggcctacagtccatggggttagacagtctaaaagagttggacatgactttgactaaacaataacacaaTCGCTATATGGTCAATCTTTTATCTGTGTCATTTTCCACGGTTTTTCTTTCCAGatgtcttgtttttaaaataaggtcCAGTTGTAAaatttcatctgtaaaaacaTTGATAAGTATTTCTAAGAGATAAGGACTCTTTACAAAACATAACCATGATGCTTCTGTCACACTTAACAAACAATTCCTTATTGTGTATTAGTCGcttagtcaagtctgactctttgcgactcatggactgtagcctgccaggctctattgtccctggaattctccaggcaagaatgctggaatgggttgccatttccttctccaattccttATTAGTATCATCTAATTTTCAGTTAGTGGGTTAAG
Proteins encoded:
- the MED28 gene encoding mediator of RNA polymerase II transcription subunit 28 — translated: MAAPLGGMFSGQPPGPPQPPPGLLGQASLLQATPGVPRTSNSTLVDELESSFEACFASLVSQDYVNGTDQEEIRTGVDQCIQKFLDIARQTECFFLQKRLQLSVQKPEQVIKEDVSELRNELQRKDALVQKHLTKLRHWQQVLEDINMQHKKPADIPQGSLAYLEQASANIPAPMKQT